The Acetivibrio saccincola genome window below encodes:
- a CDS encoding dockerin type I domain-containing protein has translation MLYKNIKKYLSLFVLLTFVFVQCKTTVLSASDTHGNKSRMREFVSGYVGMEIEDHEWIKNNVPTIEKVAPNDLAIERLKEEKKMRGTVSAFSAGTLDYVLPRYVDNSLLKYFPPIGDQGALGSCAAFNTTYYQFTYTIAKANGWDVKNDSDNTKKFSPKWTFNLTNSGRNSSFSVLDSYRLFMDSGAAKWSDFEYISDDSDPRNYLEWPTDARIWREALNYRIEDYGYVEVWDDNNPDTPVKNPDSESLADIKQLLSNGHVLVFETNITGWRFTTVGNDPSTGYDDPFEGEYIAYACGKSSLPVDGHVMTLVGYNDDIWVDINGNGKVDSGEKGAFKVANSWGTEDVLEFSNTDFTWYSNQGFVWLSYDALNKVSAVEDCPPVPDRRYVWRYNNYAYWITPRTDYTPKFLVEYTMSTSNRYNVKVMFGFSNSDTNHPVSFWDPNAINKYSLTIIDKMGFDGTENECDATFVFDLTHLYEMYDNQVGNWYFSIIDEGAGNDGVLKELKFIDLHNEKEYVYQENIPYKFYNESVTFGPVKVEKDSLKSSGCILNRAMPFYERYFRTVSIDGKIYTVGGYQPQQGYINTVYEYDPDEDTWEFKTELPGETASLFHVTRLNEEIYLMRKVIEYNDRDESEEDAGEDVEGSAEEVVGEEAKDNAGENAGDDGTDDYKDNVEIKWIIEKYNPITDTWSFLRCVDCENVRNIVAFNNEIYIIEHNEVVSEKDEESEEDTKEDNEEDNEEDNEKDTEEDNKKIRIQKYNPADNAVITILEEDFNWSYFHTVVLNEEIYFIGGKKGRELLSGIGEGLGGYRVDNASMSYNLITKEWKEKTPLPEHNSPLNVVAFNDKIYAVIRYNNNNKIMYYHSGTDKWYNSEIKLMNRNGIRLDVSGNKMFVLGGTKNIISFIVPDTLSDAIEVINLDSLLNYGDVNQDGFIDSIDYTLIRRYVLGIITVFPKDVGMLAADVNRDGEINSSDYFILKNYILRSIDGF, from the coding sequence ATGTTGTACAAAAATATAAAAAAATATTTATCACTATTTGTGCTTTTAACTTTTGTTTTTGTGCAATGCAAAACCACTGTTTTAAGCGCATCAGATACTCATGGAAATAAATCCCGTATGCGTGAATTTGTTTCCGGCTATGTTGGTATGGAAATAGAAGACCATGAATGGATAAAAAACAATGTACCAACTATAGAAAAAGTGGCTCCTAATGATTTAGCCATTGAGAGGCTGAAAGAAGAGAAAAAGATGAGGGGTACAGTTTCTGCTTTTAGTGCAGGGACTTTAGATTATGTACTTCCCCGGTATGTGGACAACAGTCTTTTGAAATATTTCCCGCCTATAGGTGATCAAGGTGCTTTAGGGTCTTGTGCCGCTTTTAACACTACATATTATCAATTTACATACACCATTGCCAAGGCAAATGGATGGGATGTAAAAAATGACAGTGATAACACAAAAAAGTTTTCTCCAAAATGGACCTTTAATCTTACAAATTCAGGACGAAACTCTAGTTTTTCCGTTCTTGATTCTTATAGGCTGTTTATGGATTCAGGGGCGGCTAAGTGGAGTGATTTTGAATACATAAGTGATGACAGTGACCCCAGGAATTATCTTGAATGGCCAACAGATGCAAGGATTTGGAGGGAAGCCCTTAATTACCGGATTGAGGACTATGGATACGTGGAAGTTTGGGATGATAATAACCCGGATACACCGGTAAAAAATCCTGATAGTGAAAGTCTGGCAGATATTAAGCAGCTTTTAAGCAACGGACATGTTCTGGTATTTGAGACAAATATTACAGGATGGAGATTTACTACCGTCGGAAATGACCCTTCCACCGGTTATGATGACCCCTTTGAAGGTGAGTATATAGCATATGCCTGTGGAAAATCTAGCTTGCCTGTAGACGGTCATGTTATGACTTTGGTGGGTTATAATGATGATATATGGGTTGATATAAACGGCAATGGTAAAGTTGATTCAGGTGAAAAGGGAGCTTTTAAGGTTGCTAATTCGTGGGGAACGGAAGATGTACTGGAGTTTAGCAATACTGACTTTACATGGTACTCCAATCAAGGTTTTGTGTGGCTTTCATATGATGCTTTAAATAAAGTTTCGGCTGTTGAAGACTGTCCTCCTGTACCGGATAGGCGGTATGTGTGGAGGTACAATAATTATGCTTACTGGATAACTCCAAGGACCGACTACACACCAAAATTTTTAGTTGAATATACCATGAGCACTTCTAACAGATACAACGTTAAAGTAATGTTTGGCTTTTCAAACTCAGACACAAATCACCCTGTGTCATTTTGGGATCCCAATGCAATAAATAAATATTCCCTTACTATTATAGATAAAATGGGTTTTGATGGTACAGAAAATGAATGTGATGCAACCTTTGTATTTGATCTTACCCATTTGTATGAAATGTATGATAACCAAGTGGGAAATTGGTATTTTAGTATTATTGATGAGGGTGCCGGAAATGATGGTGTATTAAAGGAGCTTAAATTTATAGATTTGCATAATGAAAAGGAATATGTATATCAGGAAAATATCCCCTATAAGTTTTATAATGAGTCTGTAACTTTTGGTCCTGTAAAAGTTGAAAAGGACAGTTTAAAATCTTCAGGCTGTATCCTAAACAGGGCTATGCCGTTTTATGAACGGTATTTCCGTACAGTGTCAATAGACGGCAAAATATATACAGTTGGAGGTTATCAGCCTCAACAAGGCTATATTAACACAGTATATGAGTATGATCCTGATGAAGATACATGGGAATTTAAAACTGAATTGCCCGGGGAAACTGCAAGCCTTTTTCATGTTACCCGCCTTAACGAGGAAATATATTTAATGAGAAAGGTTATTGAATACAATGACAGGGATGAGTCAGAAGAAGATGCAGGAGAAGATGTGGAAGGTAGCGCAGAAGAAGTTGTAGGGGAAGAGGCGAAAGATAACGCAGGGGAAAATGCAGGAGATGATGGGACAGACGATTATAAAGACAATGTAGAAATAAAGTGGATTATTGAAAAATATAATCCAATAACGGATACCTGGTCTTTTTTAAGATGTGTTGATTGCGAAAATGTCAGGAATATAGTGGCTTTTAACAATGAGATTTATATTATTGAACACAATGAAGTGGTATCTGAAAAAGATGAAGAATCAGAAGAAGATACTAAAGAGGATAATGAAGAGGATAATGAAGAGGATAATGAAAAAGACACTGAAGAAGACAATAAAAAAATCAGGATTCAAAAATATAATCCCGCTGATAATGCTGTAATAACAATACTGGAAGAGGATTTTAACTGGAGTTATTTTCATACGGTGGTTTTAAATGAAGAAATATATTTTATAGGAGGAAAAAAAGGAAGAGAATTATTGAGTGGGATAGGGGAAGGTTTGGGAGGTTACCGTGTCGATAATGCAAGTATGTCTTATAATCTAATAACCAAAGAGTGGAAGGAAAAAACACCCCTGCCGGAACACAATAGTCCTTTGAATGTTGTGGCATTTAATGATAAAATATATGCAGTTATAAGATATAATAACAATAATAAAATCATGTACTACCACTCAGGTACTGATAAGTGGTATAATAGTGAAATAAAGCTAATGAACAGAAATGGGATCAGGCTGGATGTTTCAGGAAATAAAATGTTTGTTTTAGGAGGTACTAAAAATATTATTTCCTTTATTGTGCCGGATACTCTTTCTGATGCAATAGAAGTTATAAATCTTGACAGCCTTTTGAATTACGGGGATGTAAACCAGGATGGTTTTATAGATTCTATTGATTATACATTAATACGTAGATATGTTTTAGGTATTATTACAGTATTTCCAAAGGATGTTGGAATGCTTGCTGCAGATGTAAACAGAGATGGAGAAATTAATTCCAGTGATTATTTTATTTTAAAAAATTATATTCTTAGAAGCATTGATGGTTTCTAA